Below is a window of Desmonostoc muscorum LEGE 12446 DNA.
TCTGGAGTGTAAACAGTTACCTATGTGAGAATTAAGTTAAGCATCAATAAATATCTTTTTGTAAACTTTTGTTCGATTTTTAGCTCGCAATATATTCTGAGTTCTGAATTCTGAATTCTGAATTCTGTTGCTAAAAGCATCATAAAAATTGGAGGTTATAAAATGGCATTTCGGAATAACTCAGTCACTAATTTATGGCAGAGATTACAACAAGATTCAGTTGTTTGGGGATCGTTAGGTCTTTGGATTACTGCATTAGTTGTATTGTTACTAATGCTGGCAATGTTTTCTAACGCTTAATCGGGGGAAAATTATTCTAGTTCTAGTTCCTGGGTAGTAGCCTGGGAACTAAGCTAGAATAAGCTGCCATCTTTAGAAAACTGAAATTATGAACTGCAAAATTCTGGCGTATCCGTTCAGGGGGGTAAGTGACGCAACTGGGGAACGCTGCGCTAGATTGGGCGGTGCCTGGTACGGGCTACAAAGACCTGGGTGGGTAGTATAAAAAACGGCAATGTTTTCCTTGAAGTCACATGGTTGCCCTCCCCGTTTTTTGTTACTTTTTTTTCTCCTGCTTTTTCCCAAATCCTGGTCGGTCTGCTGAGGGAGGTGATGATGAATTTTGAGATGTACGATTAGCTTTTTCTAATAGCTGTTGCTGGACTGTCAGAACTTCTGCTAATTGTTTTTCTAAGCTTTCGATTTGCTGCCCCATTCCCTCTACTAGTTTTTGGACACTGGCTGGAGTTTTTTCCCAATCAACAAGGGGGATCTGCTCGACGTAGGCTGGGCGCTTGTCTTCCATAAATCTTACAATACCAGATTCTGGTCGCCCTAATTGACGATCGCCCTTATACCCCCTGAACGTTTACTATTTAGTTGTGTTCAGACAGCAAAAAATAAAATCCACCTTGATATAAAATCACCAGGTGGATTTGTTAGTTATTCTTTAGTGGATCCGAGCAGAGTCGAACTGCTGTCCAAATTGGGTATTGACCCCCCGCTCATTCACAGGTTTAGCCTTTCTGACCCTCAAGGCGGGAATCGTTCATTATCCCGAACGTAGGATGCTCTGATTTAATCTTAGCCAGCAAGCCAACCAGAGAACGCTTGCTAGAGCATCCGTTGGGGTTTGGTCTTCAGTCCTTAACGGAGTCAAACTAAAGACGCTCGAACCTGTAAGAGGTGTTTAGGCAGCTACTAGAGCGTCCTTACGAGCAAATTTAACGATGTTATTCGCATTTACTTTTGTTTTGAGTCTTGGATTTCCGAGAGATGACTCGCTCTCGACCTGAATCACAGAGCAGCGTTCGCCAACCTGTCGAAACCGTGACGGACCCCTGTGCTATATATATTATAGTTTGCTGTTAGGGGAATGTGTCACAAGATGACAAAGAAATATTAAACTCTCATTACCCAGGCTTAAGTGTCATGAGTCAGACTACAAGCAGAGTTCGCTGGACAATTCAAGATGTTGCAGCATTACCTGATAACGAATGGATTCGTTATGAGATTATTGATGGAGAATTGTTTGTCACTCGATCGCCCCACCATAAACATCAGCACGTGATTGGATGTATCTTTTCAGTGCTAAACACTTGGTCTATAGATAGTGGTTTGGGAGAACCCTCCATTATGCCAGGACTGATTTTTTCGGACTCTGATAATGTCGCTCCCGATGTGGTGTGGGTGAGTTACGAACGATTGGCTCAAATTCAAGATGAAGCGGGGCATTTTCACGGAGCGCCGGAACTGGTGGTGGAAGTGCTATCAAAAGGAAAAGCAAATGTTGACCGCGATCGCTTAGCTAAGTTGAAATTGTATTCGGTTCAGGGAGTGCAGGAGTATTGGATTGTCGATCGCATCGCTCAAAGAATTGAAGTCTATCGACGGGACAATGCTCAGTTAAAATTGGTTACGACATTGCTAGTAGATGATGTGATTACATCGCCATTGCTGCCTAACTTTGCCTGTGAAGTAGCACGTCTTTTTGTGTCACGAGGTTAGGGGCGGTGGTCATTATCGTTCATCACGAAGAGCATTTAAATTAGGACTTATGCTCTGTACAAATTAATCATAGTGTGCATTTGCAAAAGAGGTCATTTCAGGCTTTTATTAATCATACGAATCGGTTAGTTTATGCGGTGGATGATGAGTATTTAACGATTATTGCTTGTCGATACCACTATTGTGATTGACATCTTCGTTCTGGCTTTGCGGGCAAGAAGGCGATCGCTATCAGATTCGCTATCAAATTTGTAAACTAAAGTATGATTATAGATAAAGTTTTTCTTGGGAATAGCGATGCCTACGACGGGCTACACCTACGCTCTACCTAGCCTATTATTCTAACTATGACTAAACCAAAAATTCTCCAAGAAGAGCGAGAGTATACTTTTCGCTCTTATTTTGAAATGACATATCCACCAGAGGAAATTTTAGCAGAGTTAGGCTATAAATTAATTCGTTCAAGATTATCACTACCCAAAACTCAAATTTTAGTGGGAATTATAGAAGATAATTCAGCAAAATAAAAAAAGACAAACACTACAACTGTTTTGGTGACACAAAAGTGACAAAGGGCTGTATCATATCCCTTTCTTAAAACATCCTGAAAACCAAAATAGCTAATCGCTAGTTTTACAGACACCAGCAATTAGCTATTAGTAATAGTTAGCAATTGATTTCTAAGTCAGTGCTTCAGCACCACCCACAACCTCAAGCAGTTCTTGAGTAATTGCCGCTTGTCGGGCTTTGTTGTAAGACAGGGTAAGAGTGTTAATCAATTCACCAGCATTTTCACTGGCATTACTCATGGCTGTCATCCGGGCTGCTAGTTCACTAGCTGCTGATTCTTGCAGCGCCCGCAATAGCTGGTTACTCAGATACAAGGGCAACAATGAATCGAGAATCTGCACTGGATCTTGCTCGAAAATCATGTCAGGAGCTAATGGCCGGACTTCCTTAGTCACTTTCTCCCGTTCTACTTCAAATTTACCGCCACGAGTTGTCAAGCGGAAAATTTCGTCATCGCCTGCTTCTAGACCTTGTGGATCTAGAGGTAGCAAGGTTTGGATCACAGGACGAGAGCTAACCAAGGAAAGGAATCTGGTGTAGATTAATTCGATGCGGTCTACTTCTTCCGAAAGGAACAAGGAAAGTAGTTGGTCGGCAATCTGATTGGCTTCTGCGGCGGTGGGAATTTGCTCTAAGCCGCTGTAAGTAGCATCAATGGGCTGATCGCGGCG
It encodes the following:
- a CDS encoding Uma2 family endonuclease, with product MSQTTSRVRWTIQDVAALPDNEWIRYEIIDGELFVTRSPHHKHQHVIGCIFSVLNTWSIDSGLGEPSIMPGLIFSDSDNVAPDVVWVSYERLAQIQDEAGHFHGAPELVVEVLSKGKANVDRDRLAKLKLYSVQGVQEYWIVDRIAQRIEVYRRDNAQLKLVTTLLVDDVITSPLLPNFACEVARLFVSRG
- a CDS encoding type II toxin-antitoxin system YoeB family toxin, with the translated sequence MHLQKRSFQAFINHTNRLVYAVDDEYLTIIACRYHYCD
- a CDS encoding F0F1 ATP synthase subunit gamma — encoded protein: MANLKSIRDRIQSVKNTKKITEAMRLVAAARVRRAQEQVLATRPFADRLAQVLYGLQSRLRFEEANLPLLKKRQVKSVGLLVISGDRGLCGGYNSNVIRRAEIRAKEIKAEGLDYQFVIVGRKATQYFQRRDQPIDATYSGLEQIPTAAEANQIADQLLSLFLSEEVDRIELIYTRFLSLVSSRPVIQTLLPLDPQGLEAGDDEIFRLTTRGGKFEVEREKVTKEVRPLAPDMIFEQDPVQILDSLLPLYLSNQLLRALQESAASELAARMTAMSNASENAGELINTLTLSYNKARQAAITQELLEVVGGAEALT